From Streptomyces sp. SCSIO 75703:
CGCCGAGGGGCCCGCCTCCCCCGCATGATGACGGAGAAGCCGGGCCCGGTAAGGCTTCTGACGGAACGTCAGGCGTGCTTGGCGCGGCTGGCGGCGCGGGCGCGCTCGCGGGCGTCCAGGTTCACCTTGCGAATGCGAATGGACTCGGGGGTCACCTCGACGCACTCGTCGTCGCGGCAGAACTCCAGCGACTGCTCCAGCGACAGCTTGCGCGGCGGCACGATCGACTCGGTCACGTCGGCCGTCGACGACCGCATGTTCGTGAGCTTCTTCTCCTTGGTGATGTTGACGTCCATGTCGTCGGAGCGCGAGTTCTCGCCGACGATCATGCCCTCGTACACCTCGGTGCCGGGGTCGGTGAAGAGCACCCCGCGCTCCTGGAGATTCGTCATCGCGAACGCCGTGACGGCGCCCGCGCGGTCCGCGACGAGGGAGCCGTTGCTGCGCGTGCTGAGCGCCCCGAACCAGGGCTCGTGGCCCTCGTGGAGGGAGTGGGCGATGCCCGTGCCACGCGTCTGGGTCAGGAACTCGGTCCGGAATCCGATCAGGCCGCGGGAGGGCACGATGAACTCCAGGCGGACCCAGCCCGAGCCGTGGTTGGACATGTTGTCCATGCGGCCCTTGCGGACGCCCATGAGCTGCGTGACCGCGCCCATGTGCTCCTCCGGCACGTCGATGGTCAGGCGCTCGACCGGCTCGTGCGTCTTGCCGTCGACCTCCTTGGTGACCACCTGGGGCTTGCCGACGGTCAGCTCGAAGCCCTCCCGGCGCATCTGCTCGACCAGGATCGCGAGGGCCAGCTCGCCGCGTCCCTGCACCTCCCAGGCGTCCGGCCGGCCGGTCTCCAGCACGCGCAGCGACACGTTGCCGATCAGCTCGCGGTCGAGGCGGTCCTTGACCTGGCGGGCGGTGACCTTGCGGTCCTTGACGGCCGACTTGTTGTCGGCGCCCTTGCCGGTGGCGCCGCGGCCGACCAGCGGGGAGGTGTTGGTGCCGATGGTCATGGAGATCGCCGGCTCGTCCACCATGATCAGCGGCAGCGCGACCGGGTTCTCCACGTCGGCCAGGGTCTCGCCGATCATGATGTCCGGGATGCCGGCGACCGCGCAGATGTCACCGGGGCCGGCCTTCTCGGCGGGCTTGCGGGTGAGCGCCTCGGTCATCATCAGCTCGGAGATCCGCACATTCTGCACGGTCCCGTCGCGCTTCATCCAGGCGACGGTCTGGCCCTTCTTCAGCTCGCCCTGGTGCACGCGCAGCAGCGCGATGCGGCCGAGGAAGTTGTCGGCGTCCAGGTTGGTCACGTGGGCCTGGAGGGGGGCGCCCTCCTCGTAGACCGGGGCCGGGATGTGCGACAGGATCGTCGAGAAGAACGGCTCCAGGCTGTCCGAGTCGCCCGGCACGCTGCCGTCCTGCGGCTTGGTCAGCGAGGCGATGCCGTCCCGCCCGCAGGCGTAGACGATCGGGAACTCGATCTGCTCCTCGTCGGCGTCCAGGTCGAGGAAGAGGTCGTACGCCTCGTTGACCACCTCGTCGATGCGGGCGTCGGGCCGGTCCGTCTTGTTGATGCACAGGATGATCGGCAGCCGCGCCTGCAGCGCCTTGCGCAGCACGAAGCGGGTCTGGGGCAGCGGCCCCTCGGAGGAGTCGACGAGCAGGACCACGCCGTCGACCATCGACAGACCACGCTCGACCTCACCGCCGAAGTCGGCGTGGCCGGGGGTGTCGATGATGTTGATCGTGATGGGCTCCCCGCCGTCCTTCGGGTGGTACTTCACCGCGGTGTTCTTGGCGAGGATCGTGATGCCCTTCTCACGCTCCAGGTCGTTCGAGTCCATCATGCGGTCGTCCACGGTGTCGAGCTGGTGCGCGGCGAAGGCACCGGCCTGCTTGAGCATCCCGTCGACGATGGTGGTCTTGCCGTGATCGACGTGGGCGACGATGGCGACATTGCGGATGTTGTGACGCGTAACAGACACAGCCATATGAGGCGTACTCCCGGAGGGTGTGAGGACGGCCCTCGCGTACGTCCATGTCACGCGGGCCTGCCGGGCGGTGCACGCCACGGCCTCACCCAATGGTACGGGGCGCCGGGACGTGACTTTACGGGGCGGGGCGCCCGAAACCGCTCAGGAGGACGGCCGGGGCGACGCCTCGGCGCCCCGCGCGCCCTTCGCCAGGAAGCCCATGTCCTGGTGGACGGGGGTGGCGAGACCGAAGGCGCCGGCGTTGACGAGACCGGTGCGGGCGGCCACGAGCTGGGGGCGCTGGTAGAGCGGGATGGAGGCCGCCGCCGCCCAGATCCGCTGGTCCGCCTTGCGCAGCAGCGCGTCCGCCTCCTTCTCGTCCAGCGTCGTCATGGCCTGGTCGAAGAGCTGGTCGACCTGGTCGGTGCCGACCCGGGTGTAGTTCTGCGCGACGTTCAGGGAGCCGTCGGCGGCGGGGACGGGCTTGGCGTAGATCGGGCGGGCGTCGGTGGCGGGGAAGGCGGAGGCGGGCCAGGAGTAGAGCGCGAGGTCGTACTCGCCGGAGGCGATGTGGTCCTTGAAGTAGCTCTCGTCCGGGACCTTGGAGATCTCGGTGCCGACGCCGATCCGCTTCAGCATCGCCGAGATCCGGTCGGCGACCGTGCGCAGCGCCTCGGAGCCGGGGCCGGAGGGGAGCACGAAGCGCAGCGTGAGGGCCTTGCCGTCCTTGGCGAGCGGGGCCGAGGCGGCGCCGGCCGGGGCCGCGGTGCCCTTGGGGGCGTAGGCGCCGGGCACGCCGCCCTGCGCGGTGTTCTGCCCGCCGTCCCGGTCCTCGTGCCGGCCCTCGTGGTGCTCGTCGGCGCGCTTGCCGTCGTCGCCGGCGGAGCCGCCGTCCCGCCCGTTCCCCTCCTCGGCCGTCCCGCCGTCCCGGCCGTTCTTCCGGTCGTCCTGGCCGACGATGTACGTGCCGTCGTCGTCCTCGCCGGACGGGGCGTCCTTGCCGTCCTTCGTGCCGTCCTCGGCGCCGGCCGCCTTCTCGCCCTTCTTCTCCGGCTCCACCGGACCGCCGGGCACCCAGCCGGCGTCCGCGAGGAGCGCGCGGGCCTCCTTGGTGTCGGGCTTGCCGAGCGCGTCGCTGCCGTCGGCGTAGGCGGACTGCCCGGCGAGCGCGAGGTGGCTGCCCACCGGCTTCGCGGGCAGGCCCAGCGGCTTGAGCACCGCCTCGGCCAGCGCGGTGCGGTCCAGGGCGCGGGCCACGGCGCGGCGCACGCGCTCGTCGGCGAGGGGGCCGTCGGCGCCGTTCAGGGCGAGCTGGGTGTAGGCGGGCTCCAGCGACTTGCGGACCTCGAAGCCGCGCAGCGCCCGCTGCCGGGTCTCCTGCGCGGCGAGCGCCTCGCGCCGCTTCTCGCGGGCCTCCCCCTCCTCCTCGGCGGCCTCCTCGTCGGACCCGTGGGCGACGGCCCAGGAGCGCAGCGCCTCGGCGGCCGAGACGCCCGGCGCCCCCGCGAGCGGCGACGCGCCGGGCGCCGGTGTGCCGTCCGGGCCCATCAGCGGCGTCCCGGTGCCCGCGTCGCGCGGACCGGCGGCCACGGAGACCTGCCGCGCGGCGTCCGGGTCGATCTCGGCCAGGTCGATGGTGTCCTCGGCGAGCGCGGTGACCCGGTCCTCGCGCGGCACGGCGCGCAGCACGATCTCGTCCAGCCGGGGCTGGGCACCCCACCAGCGCGGATTGCGGCCGAGGACGACCTCCTCGCCCTGGACGTCGACCTTCTTGAGGGAGAACGGCCCCGCGGTCACCTTGAGCTTGCGCCGCGCGCCGTCGTTGAAGGAGTCCGGGGTGCCCATGACCTCCTTCGGGTACAGCGGGGTGAACAGCGACTTCCAGTCGGCGTAGGGCCGGCTGAAGGTGACCTTGACCTCCAGGTCGTGGGCGCCGCGCTCGATCTTCTCGATGCGGTCGTAGCCCGCGTTGCGGGCGGTCCAGTAGGCGCTGTCCTTGCCGGACAGGGCCCGCCACTGGGCGGCGAAGTCGGCGGCGCCGATCTCCCGGCCGTCGCTCCAGACGGCCTGCTGGTTGAGCTTGTAGAGCACGACCTGCTGGGGCTCGGTCTCGACGATCTTGGCCGATTCCAGGTAGTCGGCGTCGCGGACGGGGCGGCCCGCCTCGTCCATGCGGTACATCGAGGGCAGCACGGCCTCGGCGACCCGCGTGGTGGTCGCGTCGGCGTCCGCCTGGAAGGCGTTGAGGGTCTCCGGCACGGAGTCGACGGCCCAGCGCAGGGTGCCGCCGTCGGCGATCCGGGAGCGGGCCGCGGGGGCGATGTCCTGCCCGGCGAGGGGCTTGCCCGCGCGGTCGTCGGAGCTGCATCCGGCCAGCGCGGGGACCGCGAGCACACCCGCGGTGAGAAAGGCGACCGAGCGGGTGAGCGCGCGTGGTCCGACGCCGACGTGGGACATCTGTGCTACCTCCGGTGGGCCGCGTGGGTCGCGATCACCCTGCTGTGATCACATTTGGCGGTATATGGAGTTGATCATTTGTATCCGTACGGCTCTGCGGGCCACTGAAGAGGAAAGGCTTCGGCAACCCGGGGAGACACGGCGAGGGAGCGCGGCAACCCCACTCGTGCGGCCCAACGCGCCCCGGCGCGCACCGGCGGGTGTCCCGGCCGGCCGTCCGCCCGGTCGCGGCGGCGCGGGGCCGCTCGTACGCTCCCGGTGTGACGCCCCTCCCCGTCCGGAACCGGCCACGGCGTGCCACGGCGCACCGCTCCGTGCGGGTCGCACACGCCCTGCTGGGCGGCGCGGCGGGGGTGATGTGGCTGGTGCTGCCGCTCACGGCGGCGCGGGGCGGCCCGCCGGCCGTGCCCGCCGGCCCCGCCGGGACGGCGGCGAGCACCCCGGCGCGGGACCGCGCCGGGGGCGGGGCGCCGAGCGCCGACCTGGTGCTGCCGCTGGTCACCGCGGGCACGGTCTGCGTGCTCGCCGGGTACGGGCGAGTGCGCCGCCTGCGGCGCGCGCGGACCCGGACGACGCCGGGCGCCACGCCCACCGGCGCCTGCGACGACCTCCCCGGCTACGCCGGCCCGCCGGCGGCGGGCCCTCCGGCACCGTCCCGGGCTGGGACGGGCGGCTGAGCGGGGGCCCGGGGCGGGGTGGTACCGCCGGGGCCTGGCGGGTGCCGGGCCGAGCGGACGCCGAGGCCGAGCGGGGGTGCGCCGGGCTCGGCGGCTCTGCGCCTTTCGGGCCCTCGCGGGCGCCGTCGGGCGCTACGGGGCTCGGGTGCCGTCGCACGCTACGCGGGCTCGGGCGCCGTCGGGCGCTACGCGGGGGCTCGGGCGCCGTGTCCCGGGCGCCGCGGGCCGCCGCAGGCTGCCGCGGGCCGCCTCGGATGGCGTCTCGGGCTGCTCGCGGGTGCCGCGGGTGCCCCGGGTGCCGCGGGCCGCTCAGAACAGGCCCAGCAGGGCCTCCGCGGGGTCGGTCAGCGGCGTGTCGTCGCCCGGCAGGGGCAGCTCGAACCAGACCGTCTTGCCGCGCGGGGTGCGGCGCGAGCCCCAGGCCGCGCTGAGCAGTCCGACCAGTTGCAGCCCCCGGCCGCCCTCGTCGGTGTCGCGGGCCCGGCGCCGGCGCGGCTGGACCAGTCCGGAGTCCCACACCTCGCAGACCAGTGTGCGGTCGAGCAGCAGGCGGAGCCTGATCTCGCCCTCCCCGTACCGCAGGGCGTTGGTGACCAGTTCGCTGACGAGCAGTTCGGTGGTGTCGGTCAGCGGTTCCAGGCCCCAGCCCCGCAACTGGGCGCGGGTGTACTCGCGGGCCCGGCCCACGCTGCGCGGCTCGCGCGGCAGGGTCCAGTCGCCGACGGACTCGGCGGGCAGTCCCTGGACGCGGGCCAGCAGCAGGGCGATGTCGTCCTCGCCGTGGTGGGTGTCGAGCGTGCCGAGGATCTGGTCGCAGACGTCCTCCAGCGGCCGGGCCGGGTCGGTGAGCGCGCCCACGAACGCCTGGAGCCCTTCGTCCAGGGGATGGTCGCGGCTCTCGACCAGCCCGTCGGTGTAGAGCGCGAGCAGGGCGCCCTCGGGCAGTTCGACCTCCACCTCCTCGAACGGCTCCCCGCCCACGCCGAGCGGCAGGCCCGGCGGCACGTCCAGCATCAGCGCGGACTCGCCGGGCTCGACCAGGACGGGCGGCAGGTGGCCCGCGTTGGCGAAGGTGCAGCGCCGGGTCACCGCGTCGTAGACGGCGTAGACGCAGGTCGCCAGGTACACCTCGGACAGGTCGGCCTCGCGGGGGCGGCGGGCGGCACGGGTGGCCTGCTGGACGCCGCCGGGGGCGCCGAGGCCGCGGGCGATCTCGTCGAGCTGGGAGAGCACCTCGGCCGGTTCGAGGTCGAGCTGGGCCAGGGTGCGTACGGCGGTGCGCAGTTCGCCCATGGCGACGGCGGCGCGCAGTCCGCGGCCCATGACGTCGCCGACGACCAGCGCGGTGCGGTGGCCGGGCAGTTCGATCACGTCGAACCAGTCGCCGCCGACCTCGCTGGGCCGGCCGGTGGCCGCGTTCCCCGGCAGGTAGCGGCAGGCGATGTCGAGGCCGGACGCCTCCGGGTCGCCGGGCGGCAGCAGGGACCGTTGCAGTATCAACGCCCGTTCGTGCTCGCGGCGGTAGAGGCGGGCGTTGTCGATGCAGACCGCGGCGCGCGTGGCCAGTTCCACGGCGAGGTCGCGGTCCCGGTCGCCGAACGGTTCGCTGCCCTTGGCCCGCGCGAACTGGGCGAGCCCGACCACGGTGTCGTTCGCGACCATCGGCACGGCGAGGGTGGACTGCACGAGCCCGCCCTCCTCCGCGGGGACGCTGCGCGGACGGGCCGTGCGCAGGGCGTCGGCGCAGGGCGAGTTGAACGGGTAGTGGTGCCGGGCGCCGAGCTGGACCCGTTCGCCGGTGCCGTCGAAGGGCGCCGCCGACACGGCGCTGGAGAAGGCGACGCGGCGCAGTTCGGCGCTGCCGTCGGCGAGGCCGGGCGGGGTCTCGTCGCCGGCCAGCAGGCCCTGGTAGAGGTCGACGGTGGCCAGGTCGCAGAAGCCGGGGACGACGACGTCGAGGAGTTGGCGGGCCGTGGTCTCCAGGTCGAGGGAGTTGCCGATGCGGGCGCCGGCCTCGTTGAGGAGGGCCAGATTGCGCCGGGCGGCGGCGGCCTCGCGGGCGGCGGCACGACGCGCGGTGATGTCGGTGCCGAGCCAGGCCACGCCGATGGGCCGGCCGGAACCGCTGTGCACCCGGTAGAGGTTGACCGACCAGTGGCGGCGTTCCTCCGATTCCGGCACGAAGCCGGTGACGTGCATGTCGGTGATGGAGTCACCGGTCTCCAGCACCCGGCGCAGGGTGGCGGAGACCCGGTCGGCCTCGGCGCGCGACAGGTAGTCGTGGACGCCCCGGCCCCGGTGCTCGTCGGGCGTGCCGCCGAAGATGGAGGCGAACCGCCGGTTGGCCCGGCGCACCCGCAGGTCGGTGTCGATCAGCAGGAAGCCGAACGGAGACTGGCCGAATATCGCCTGTGAGGCGGCGAGGTCGGTCTCGATGCTGCGCAGGGTGCGGACGTCGACGACGATGCAGACGGCGGCCCTCTCGCCGGACTCCGTCCGTGTCGGCATGACGTACACCTCGGCCAGTCCGTGCCGGTCCCGGTGTCCGTCGCGCCCGGCGGCGCCGGGACCCCGGGGGACCCGGAAGGGGACGACGCCGGTCCACTCCCGGCCGTCGAGGATCTCGGCCATCTTGCGCTGGCCCCGGTCGTGCAGGTCCGGGTCGATGAACGCCTCGACGGGGTCCATGCCGACGGCGGTCCGGGCGGGGATGCCGAGGAGCTGTTCGGCGCGCAGGCTCCACTGGTCGACGAGGCCGTCGGGGCCGATGGAGAAGGACGCGACCTTGACGTAGTCGTAGATCGAGCCGGGCGGACTGCTCTGCCACACGGCGTCGCCTGGCGGCGTGTCACCGGGGGCGGTGTGCGCCATGGCGCCGCCCACGGCTCCGGCCTGCGCGCCGTTCGCCGGGCCCTCGGGCCCCGTGGCCCTCGCTGGTATCTCGCTCACGCGATCCGTCCCCTCCAGCTCACCGCGTCCGGCACCGGTCACCGGGGGCGGCTGCCCGCAGTATCCAGCACTACGGCGCCGCGCGACACGGTGTTCACGATCACAGCACGGTCCCGATGGTTTTCGGTCCGGACCGTGACAACACTTCCACTCTTCTAACCAGCGGACACGTCATCGAATCACGCTCGCGGCCCCCCGTCGTCGGCCGGATCCGGCCGGGCGCCGGAGGGCGGGCGGGCACGGGCGCGCGCCGGGTCCCGTGCGACGGGCTCCGGAGGACCCGGGCGGTGGCTACCGGCCGGTCGCCCCGTTCAGCGCGGTACGGCCAGTTCGAACCAGACCGTCTTCCCGCCCGCCGCGGGCCGGATGCCCCAGCGGCGGGCGGTGGAGGCGACCAGGTGCAGGCCCCGGCCCCCCTCGTCCTCGGGGTGGGCCCGGCGCTCGTGCGGGAGTTCGGGCAGCGGGTCGGAGACCTCGACGAGGACGACGTCGACCGGGCCCGCGGGCCGGCGCAGCAGGCGGACGCCGATGGGTGCGGTGGCGTACCGCAGGGCGTTGGTGACGAGTTCGCTGACGAGGAGGGCGGCGACGTCGTCGGCGCTGTCGAGTCCCCAGCCGCGCAGCCGTTCGCGGACGGCGGAACGGGCGGCCCGCGCGCTGTCCGGCCGTGCGGGGAAGACCCACTCGGCACAGTCGTCCTGGGTG
This genomic window contains:
- a CDS encoding ABC transporter family substrate-binding protein, producing MSHVGVGPRALTRSVAFLTAGVLAVPALAGCSSDDRAGKPLAGQDIAPAARSRIADGGTLRWAVDSVPETLNAFQADADATTTRVAEAVLPSMYRMDEAGRPVRDADYLESAKIVETEPQQVVLYKLNQQAVWSDGREIGAADFAAQWRALSGKDSAYWTARNAGYDRIEKIERGAHDLEVKVTFSRPYADWKSLFTPLYPKEVMGTPDSFNDGARRKLKVTAGPFSLKKVDVQGEEVVLGRNPRWWGAQPRLDEIVLRAVPREDRVTALAEDTIDLAEIDPDAARQVSVAAGPRDAGTGTPLMGPDGTPAPGASPLAGAPGVSAAEALRSWAVAHGSDEEAAEEEGEAREKRREALAAQETRQRALRGFEVRKSLEPAYTQLALNGADGPLADERVRRAVARALDRTALAEAVLKPLGLPAKPVGSHLALAGQSAYADGSDALGKPDTKEARALLADAGWVPGGPVEPEKKGEKAAGAEDGTKDGKDAPSGEDDDGTYIVGQDDRKNGRDGGTAEEGNGRDGGSAGDDGKRADEHHEGRHEDRDGGQNTAQGGVPGAYAPKGTAAPAGAASAPLAKDGKALTLRFVLPSGPGSEALRTVADRISAMLKRIGVGTEISKVPDESYFKDHIASGEYDLALYSWPASAFPATDARPIYAKPVPAADGSLNVAQNYTRVGTDQVDQLFDQAMTTLDEKEADALLRKADQRIWAAAASIPLYQRPQLVAARTGLVNAGAFGLATPVHQDMGFLAKGARGAEASPRPSS
- a CDS encoding ATP-binding protein, translating into MSDTQDDCAEWVFPARPDSARAARSAVRERLRGWGLDSADDVAALLVSELVTNALRYATAPIGVRLLRRPAGPVDVVLVEVSDPLPELPHERRAHPEDEGGRGLHLVASTARRWGIRPAAGGKTVWFELAVPR
- a CDS encoding SpoIIE family protein phosphatase; its protein translation is MTGAGRGELEGTDRVSEIPARATGPEGPANGAQAGAVGGAMAHTAPGDTPPGDAVWQSSPPGSIYDYVKVASFSIGPDGLVDQWSLRAEQLLGIPARTAVGMDPVEAFIDPDLHDRGQRKMAEILDGREWTGVVPFRVPRGPGAAGRDGHRDRHGLAEVYVMPTRTESGERAAVCIVVDVRTLRSIETDLAASQAIFGQSPFGFLLIDTDLRVRRANRRFASIFGGTPDEHRGRGVHDYLSRAEADRVSATLRRVLETGDSITDMHVTGFVPESEERRHWSVNLYRVHSGSGRPIGVAWLGTDITARRAAAREAAAARRNLALLNEAGARIGNSLDLETTARQLLDVVVPGFCDLATVDLYQGLLAGDETPPGLADGSAELRRVAFSSAVSAAPFDGTGERVQLGARHHYPFNSPCADALRTARPRSVPAEEGGLVQSTLAVPMVANDTVVGLAQFARAKGSEPFGDRDRDLAVELATRAAVCIDNARLYRREHERALILQRSLLPPGDPEASGLDIACRYLPGNAATGRPSEVGGDWFDVIELPGHRTALVVGDVMGRGLRAAVAMGELRTAVRTLAQLDLEPAEVLSQLDEIARGLGAPGGVQQATRAARRPREADLSEVYLATCVYAVYDAVTRRCTFANAGHLPPVLVEPGESALMLDVPPGLPLGVGGEPFEEVEVELPEGALLALYTDGLVESRDHPLDEGLQAFVGALTDPARPLEDVCDQILGTLDTHHGEDDIALLLARVQGLPAESVGDWTLPREPRSVGRAREYTRAQLRGWGLEPLTDTTELLVSELVTNALRYGEGEIRLRLLLDRTLVCEVWDSGLVQPRRRRARDTDEGGRGLQLVGLLSAAWGSRRTPRGKTVWFELPLPGDDTPLTDPAEALLGLF
- the typA gene encoding translational GTPase TypA, which produces MAVSVTRHNIRNVAIVAHVDHGKTTIVDGMLKQAGAFAAHQLDTVDDRMMDSNDLEREKGITILAKNTAVKYHPKDGGEPITINIIDTPGHADFGGEVERGLSMVDGVVLLVDSSEGPLPQTRFVLRKALQARLPIILCINKTDRPDARIDEVVNEAYDLFLDLDADEEQIEFPIVYACGRDGIASLTKPQDGSVPGDSDSLEPFFSTILSHIPAPVYEEGAPLQAHVTNLDADNFLGRIALLRVHQGELKKGQTVAWMKRDGTVQNVRISELMMTEALTRKPAEKAGPGDICAVAGIPDIMIGETLADVENPVALPLIMVDEPAISMTIGTNTSPLVGRGATGKGADNKSAVKDRKVTARQVKDRLDRELIGNVSLRVLETGRPDAWEVQGRGELALAILVEQMRREGFELTVGKPQVVTKEVDGKTHEPVERLTIDVPEEHMGAVTQLMGVRKGRMDNMSNHGSGWVRLEFIVPSRGLIGFRTEFLTQTRGTGIAHSLHEGHEPWFGALSTRSNGSLVADRAGAVTAFAMTNLQERGVLFTDPGTEVYEGMIVGENSRSDDMDVNITKEKKLTNMRSSTADVTESIVPPRKLSLEQSLEFCRDDECVEVTPESIRIRKVNLDARERARAASRAKHA